In Amia ocellicauda isolate fAmiCal2 chromosome 3, fAmiCal2.hap1, whole genome shotgun sequence, the DNA window AGTCCAAACAGTGCTTTATAAatacagattatatattttcacagcTTAGGCAATGGGACATCTTCACACggtgcaaaaatatatttttacttttcacCCATCTTAACACCATAACACAATTACTATATTGCACATTTAAAAGGCCATCCATTTTCCAAAGCGAAATATAATCACCAGATGAACCCCTAGAGCTCATTATGCGTGTCCAGTGTACCTGCAAATTGCCTGTCTGAAGTCCCCCGTGCTCCAAATTTAGTCACCAGCTTGCCATTCGACTGGAAGATGAAAACACAGCAGGCTTTGTTGTCTACAGCAATGATGTGTCCATTGCGATCCACAGCTACGCCTTTGGGCCCCATTAGACGACCAGCTCCAATTTTATTCTGAAACCAAGAATAATTGTGCATTAGAAAACATGACTTTCGTCCGAGTGCTTCACAATAATGCTTCCACCGGACCTAAAATTAgctgcagtgcattgtgggctGACGTGCATCTCAGAAGCCATTCAGCCAAGTACAATTTGAATACCGTTAAATTTGTAATAGTGGGTCAGAAAAGGAATTTAATAAGAGAACTCATCAGTATAATGCCATTCAATCTTTAAAAGTTTACAGACCAGAAACAATGCAGACATCAATTTGCCAGCTATGATAATATCAAAGTGATTCTATGAGAAAACTGTGAAAACAAGAAATTAGTTTGTTACCCTTACAAGCACCAGCACCAGATTTAACCAACATTACACAGTctggaaatggaaaaaaaaaaaaataataataataatttcagtgTTCAATCCAGAACCATTACAAATATTCAGTATGTCCAACCCACACAGCCTCACCTTGAACTTTCCATCGGAGGAGAAAATGCTGACCCATCTGTTGTCATAATCGGCCACGATGATGTCACCATTCATGTCGACAGTGACGCCAGTGGGGCGCTGGAGCTGACCAGGAGAGCGACCTCTTACCCCAAACCTCAGTTTGAACTGCCCATCGTTTGAGAACACctattttgaaagaaaaaaacaattaagattaagacatttcattttcagcGACTATTCTTCCGATTTTTTTTGCCTGCTATTTTGATGCTGAGAAAGTGAAAGTGATTAAAGTGTGCCAGAACATGGCCGACCACCAGACCACCACCACATTAATTcacttttaattttgtaattattatattgGATCAGTAGGACAATAAATATGTCTTGTGTTTAACAGCCTGTCCCCAGTGGAATGAAGACCTGAGATCCAAAACGCATACATAGTGAAAACATGCTCACCTGGATGCACTGGTTGTTACTGTCAGCCACCACAATTCTACCATTGCTGGACGCAGAGATACCTTGCAGATTAGtaaactctcctttctcccgGCCTCGTGTtcctgtgacacacacacacaacaagagCTGTTTAGCATACAGATGAGGGCCTAGATTTCTTGTCTGTCGATCAACCTGGCTTGGTGCCATTTATTACATAACCTATACAGCTCATATTAAAATCCAAAAAGCAAGTAGCACATAAAAAACTGCCGCATGTAAGATGGTAAACCTAACTATCACTTACGTCTCTCCTCCCAGTCTCAGCGACTCACCCACTCTGTAGATCATCTCGTCCTCAATGGGGTTCTCTTTCTTCTTGCCTGTGCTGTACATGCTGGAGGGGCGGCGCACTGCCTTCTGCCGCACGTGTCCCCCTCCTCCGCTTGGCGACTTCACCCTCCGCTTGACATCGTCGGGGGACTGGGGCACATCGGAGGGCTTGACGGCCCTGAGGCGGAAGGGGCTGCCCCGCACGGGCTGGTCGTAGAGGGTGAGCGAGAAGGAGAACTCCCCCTCGGAGCGAAGGGTGTATCCCACCTCATAGGTGCCGTTCTTGTTGTCCGCCACCTCCGCCTCTGTGTAGCCTCCGTCCGGGGCGATGATCTCGGCGCGCAGATTGGCGTTGCCCGTCTTTACCAGCTCCCCTTCCTTGTCCTTGGAAGTGACGGTAACCGAAGTGTGCTGGCCCACTAGGGCGTGCCGCAGCCCCTCCCCGGTGGCCACGCTCATGTGGCCCACCGCACTGGTGGTCAGCAGCACCCCCAGGTTCTGGATGGAACGCCGCAGCCCCTCCGTCTCCACCAGGCAGTCCAGGTGGGCATTCTCGTGCGGGTGCTCAGGGAAGTCGTGCCTGGCCAGGGCGCTGACCCTCTCGCTCATCTGCTTGCGCACCAGGAGCACCTCCGTGGCGCTGCCGTGGCTCAGGGCCTGCTCTGTGAAGCTGCAGCTGCTTTGGATGTGTTCCTTGCCCTGTAATAGGGAGGCCAGCTGGGCCTGAAGCACCTGAGGAGAGGAGGgcatgaagagaaacaaaggaacaaaagaaaagaaactaaATTGTTGTCAACAACAAAaatagtagcagcagcagcaaaagcTTCACAGAATTAACCCCCAGGGTGAGCCAACCattgtgcactgaaatacagaaACCTCAGGCTGTCATGTCATGTGTCAAAGCTTGAAAAGAATAACTAACATTGACACAAAAAACACAGCGTGGCAGCAAAAGGAGTCTCTAGCCCATGTTGCACCATTTTGTCATAATGGTTACTGCAAAGTGTACATTGATAGGAGTGCTGTGATGCCCCACACAGGTTCAAAGTAAAATTTCACATATAACCAAGTTTACAAAAGAAGAGGCCATTCCACCCATCGTGGATGTGACATGGGAGCCATCAAGGAGAAAGGAACACACTGACATGACTGACGTGCTCAAATtagttggtacccttacagctcattgaaataatacttcattcctcctgaaaagtgaggaaattaaaagctattgcatcatgtatacttgcatgcctttggtatgtcatgtaataaagcaaagaagctgtgaaaagagataaattattattcattctacaaagatattctaaaatggccttgacacatttgttggtaccccttagaaaaaaTGAGAATAAAttattggattatagtgatattccaaactaatttgtttctttaattagtatcacgtCTGCAATCTTGTAaccagtcattcagcctatttaaatggaggaaagtagtcactgtgccatttggtatcattgtgtgcaccacactgaacatgcaccagagaaagcaaaggagagagttgtctgagcagatcagaaagaaattaatagacaagcatggtaaaggtaaagtcagtttcaagttatttcaatggaaattgtgcattcttagttcttttgtggaggggtaccaacaaatttcagcacgtctgtatatatagatatgcgAGAGAAGAGAAACAGTAAGGCGGCTGAAAACAGCTAGAGACTGGAGGACTGCGAGACAACCCAACATAGGACAcagcgagggagggagagctGACTGACCTTCTGCTTGGTGCTGCAGATGCTCTCGAGGTCCGTGATGAGGGCGGTCTTACGCAGGTGGAGGGCGCGCTCCAGCTCCTCAAAGGTACTGCTGATCTCACTCACCGCCTCGTTCTTGCGCTCGGTCAGCTGCTTGGAGATCTCATTCACCAGTTCAATGGCGGCGGTCAATTGGGGCAGCCTGGGAGGAGTATAGGAAGAAGAATGAGCCGAGGGACAAGATGGTGCTCGACTGTGAACCAAAATACCAACAACCCATCTCTCAAcagaataataatgaaacaaaaagcTTCATGATCATTCCTTCGAATCCTCTTAAATGACCCATTGGCCCATTGGTTTCTGTCAACCAATACCTTCAGAATTAACTTATAATATTTACATATTGCTTATTATTCAACTTCATAAACCCCATGTGAACCCTTAAAAGACTTTAACCCAGCTGTCAGGTGCACATTTCCAAAAAATCTGAGTTTGAAAGCACCAATATGAACATGCAAACATTGTAAAGTAATACCACTCATTAGATCTTAGATTAGCATACAATAAATGTAATCACCTACATAAACAAATGCATGCACGCAAATCAGAATGCAGTAATAACTCAAATCCCTGGGAGTTTAAATCTTTCAGAGTCACATTAAATAAGACACCTGTTGCGAATGGCATCCAGCTGGTTCTTGAGCGCTGCCTTGTGCTGTTCTAGAACGTCCCGCAGCGGAACGGTGACGTGTTCTCTGTGTTCGCCCTCTGTGCACTCCAGACACATGGCCGTCTCGCACGACTCGCAGTAGAACTCCATCACCTAAAGGGGAGGCAGAGAACATGGAGCTTTGGCTCTCAATCCATTTTATTTCAGTCCTGGGATCTTCACCCTTTGTGCAGTTTACTCAAAACTGACCCCTGAATGTGTATGGACAAACAGATCCATAATccccacagaaacacacacagatattcaaacagatattacaattacaattttgaaGGAGAGCCTCATTCTTAAAAGGTCTTGTAGATGTCTATGGTTATCTTGACTCATTCAACCAATAACCGGATTCATTATCCAATGTTGGCTTTAAAGAGTATAAGACTCATTCAGCATTGCACAAGTGGACTTTATCCTCTCTTGGAATGATACCAGAGTATGCACCGGACGTGGCGCATGTACACTCATTCTCTCATGTAGTCAGAGCTGTTTAGCTGTAATGTAAGCTGGACAAATACCTTGACTCGTGATCTTTCTATATACAAACAAGAGCTCATTCTAAACATGTTATCTGCCTGCAATGGAAACCAATTGGATACAgctattcattttctcctagAGACTTTATGCCAAGATCATGTTAGAAGAGCCTTCCTTAGCCCAGTCCCACAAATCTGATTAAAAAGCAGAAAGTTTTTGTTATGAACCACATATCCTAAGCTACACTATCTTACACTGTGATCAAAGTGTCAGACACCCACTACATAATGCATCTTAGTTTGCTACGAGCTACTGTGCTGggatttcttatttcttttttttttttcacactttaacagttttttgttgttgttttaccttCGGTTAAAAAATAATTCCTCTGCATCCTCAAAGCTGATGCATTCAATTCTatagtattttagttttgtttatgcGTTTTCTGACAACTTTACACTATCAGCAGGAACCTCATTTAAGGAAGGTCAAAAGTGAATACAAACCTACAATGTTCCTCCTaattctatattattattattatactgtacTGAAACATGTATGTACACAAACAGCATGTAAAATAAGCAGATGGTTACAAAGCAATTTCTCAATTGTGTCACTAActatttgatttaaaatgatcATAATAAACACCTCTGCCCTTCAAAAGATGAACACCCACATGGCCAATGCAGCTTCCCACCACGATGCCATGTCTAAGGTCCACCAATCAAAAACTGTCATGTTTGTGTCTCCTATGCTTTGTGCTTGCTGTTGTGCTTCATACATACTGACTCTAAGTTAAGTTATAACATGATAGCGTTTGCCCCCTACCCTACCTTACCCCACCCCCTTCAGCAGCAGTGGCAGTACCTTGCCCTC includes these proteins:
- the LOC136746926 gene encoding tripartite motif-containing protein 3 isoform X1 → MLLTMAKRESSSSSPVVRQIDKQFLVCSICLDHYHNPKVLPCLHTFCERCLQNYIPPQSLTLSCPVCRQTSILPEKGVAALQNNFFITNLMEVLQRDPECARPEACSVLESVSAAAAGKPLSCPNHEGKVMEFYCESCETAMCLECTEGEHREHVTVPLRDVLEQHKAALKNQLDAIRNRLPQLTAAIELVNEISKQLTERKNEAVSEISSTFEELERALHLRKTALITDLESICSTKQKVLQAQLASLLQGKEHIQSSCSFTEQALSHGSATEVLLVRKQMSERVSALARHDFPEHPHENAHLDCLVETEGLRRSIQNLGVLLTTSAVGHMSVATGEGLRHALVGQHTSVTVTSKDKEGELVKTGNANLRAEIIAPDGGYTEAEVADNKNGTYEVGYTLRSEGEFSFSLTLYDQPVRGSPFRLRAVKPSDVPQSPDDVKRRVKSPSGGGGHVRQKAVRRPSSMYSTGKKKENPIEDEMIYRVGTRGREKGEFTNLQGISASSNGRIVVADSNNQCIQVFSNDGQFKLRFGVRGRSPGQLQRPTGVTVDMNGDIIVADYDNRWVSIFSSDGKFKNKIGAGRLMGPKGVAVDRNGHIIAVDNKACCVFIFQSNGKLVTKFGARGTSDRQFAEKSGANFALEQKLSKSGPVFSPHFVAVNNKNEIVVTDFHNHSVKVYSADGEFLFKFGSHGEGNGQFNAPTGVAVDANGNIIVADWGNSRIQVFDSSGSFLSYINTTADPLYGPQGLALTSDGHVVVADSGNHCFKVYRYLQ
- the LOC136746926 gene encoding tripartite motif-containing protein 3 isoform X2; the encoded protein is MLLTMAKRESSSSSPVVRQIDKQFLVCSICLDHYHNPKVLPCLHTFCERCLQNYIPPQSLTLSCPVCRQTSILPEKGVAALQNNFFITNLMEVLQRDPECARPEACSVLESVSAAAAGKPLSCPNHEGKVMEFYCESCETAMCLECTEGEHREHVTVPLRDVLEQHKAALKNQLDAIRNRLPQLTAAIELVNEISKQLTERKNEAVSEISSTFEELERALHLRKTALITDLESICSTKQKVLQAQLASLLQGKEHIQSSCSFTEQALSHGSATEVLLVRKQMSERVSALARHDFPEHPHENAHLDCLVETEGLRRSIQNLGVLLTTSAVGHMSVATGEGLRHALVGQHTSVTVTSKDKEGELVKTGNANLRAEIIAPDGGYTEAEVADNKNGTYEVGYTLRSEGEFSFSLTLYDQPVRGSPFRLRAVKPSDVPQSPDDVKRRVKSPSGGGGHVRQKAVRRPSSMYSTGKKKENPIEDEMIYRVGTRGREKGEFTNLQGISASSNGRIVVADSNNQCIQVFSNDGQFKLRFGVRGRSPGQLQRPTGVTVDMNGDIIVADYDNRWVSIFSSDGKFKNKIGAGRLMGPKGVAVDRNGHIIAVDNKACCVFIFQSNGKLVTKFGARGTSDRQFAGPHFVAVNNKNEIVVTDFHNHSVKVYSADGEFLFKFGSHGEGNGQFNAPTGVAVDANGNIIVADWGNSRIQVFDSSGSFLSYINTTADPLYGPQGLALTSDGHVVVADSGNHCFKVYRYLQ